The Bacteroidota bacterium genome includes the window AAACTCTGTGGTTCTCTGTGTAATAAATCGATTCAATAACACAGAGGTACACAGAGAAGACACAGAGGAATTTTTCTCATTATTTCTATGTGACATGATGAACAATAAATCTCAGTTGTTAAATTTTATTCCGTTCAGGGATATATTTACTTGCGAAACTTTAATAAAGTATAATAATCTTTGCGGCTTTGCGAGAAACGTATTCCACGCAAAGACGCTAAGTCGCTAAGAATTAAAACAAAATTTTCCTTTGTGACCAGCTTATTATAGTGGTGAGTGCAAAATTCCGACTTACATTTTTTTACGATAAATATAACTTGTTGCCTTTTATTCTATTTTCTTTAAAACCTGTTAATATGAAAAGAAAGTTGACTTATATCTATTTATTTTTCCTGTTGATTCTGCTGGGAATCGGCAGTGGTATTATTTATGCCCAGAAACGCTTTGTGCCACCGGCCATGTCGGAAGTGAAGCATGTGTCGTGGAGCAAAAATGCGGTGATCTATGAGGTTAATATCCGGCAGTATTCTAAAGCAGGGACTTTTAAGGCTTTTGAAAAAGATTTGCCCCGTTTGAAGGCCCTGGGCGTTGAAATATTATGGATTATGCCTGTCAATCCCATTGGTGAAAAAGAGCGTAAAGGAAAGCTCGGCAGTTATTATTCTGTAAAAGATTATAAAGCCATTAACCCTGAATTTGGGACAATGGATGATTTCAAGCACATGGTGAGCACTATCCATAAGCTGGGTATGAAAGTAATACTCGACTGGGTGCCCAATCACACGTCATTGGACAATAATCTGGTTAAAACTCATCCGGAATATTACCTGAAAGATTCGCTGGGGCGTATGGTTTCTCCTTTTGACTGGACGGATGTTTACAGGCTTGACTATACAAAGCCTGCTACACGTCAATATATGACCCAGACCATGCAGTGGTGGCTCAAAGAAACGGATCTTGACGGATTCCGTTGCGATGTAGCCCACATGATTCCTGTTGATTATTGGAATGAGGCCAGGGTTGAACTGGACAAGGTCAAGCCGGTTTTTATGCTGGCAGAGGCAGAACAGGCTTTTCTGAATCAAAAAGCTTTTGACATGACCTACGACTGGACATTTCATCATCTGATGAATGATATTGCCAAAGGGAAAGCAAAGGCCAGTGCCGTGTTTAGCCGTTTTGCAAAAGTAGATTCAACCTATCCCGGAAATTCTTATCTGATGGAATTTATATCCAATCATGATGAAAATTCCTGGAGTGGTTCCGAATTTGAGCGCATGGGGGCAGGAGCCAGGACTTTTGCCGTTTTGTCGGCCACTATCCCTGGTATGTTTCTTATTTATAATGGACAGGAATCTGCTTTCAAACGCAGGCTTAAGTTTTTTGAAAAGGATAGTATAGACTGGGGCAATTATTCCCTTACTGTATTTTACAAAAAGCTGATTTCACTGAAGAAAAACAATCATGCCCTTTGGAATGGCATTTCCGGCGATGGATTTAATAAAATCAGCACCAACAGGGATAGCGTTGTTTGCGCCTATATCCGGGAGAAAGGCAATCAGAAAGTTGTCGTAATTTGCAATCTGTCCCCGAAAGCCGTCAGGTTTAGTGCAAAATCCACCTTGCTAACCGGAGCTTTTAAAGAAATTTTTACCGGGGAAAGGCGTCAATTCAACAGAAAAGCAGAATTTAACATGAAACCCTGGCAATATTTAGTTTTTGACAAAGAAAAATAAAATTTCTTCTTTACTACTCTCTGTTTTAAAGTTCAGCGTTTGTCTATGAAAACTGAACAAATAAGGCCTGAACGGTAAATTCCGTTCAGGCCTTTGAATTATATAAATTGATATATCTTAATTGCCGAGTAAAGGCATGACCAGCAACATCAATGATAATCCGATCAAAAGAATCACGGATGTCCATCCAATGGCGTTGTTTAAGGGTTTGTTGACGTATTTGCCCATTATCGATTTCTTATTGACCAACAGGATCATACAAACCAGAACTACAGGCAGCAGTATTCCATTAATGATTTGCGACCAGATGGTAATGCCAATCAATGGGGCATTGGGCAATAGAATAATTCCTGCAGCAATGAGCAGAATGAATGTGTACAATACGTAAAATTCAGGAGCTTCTTCCCATTTCTTGTCTATACCTGCTTCAAATCCAAAGGCTTCGCAGATATAAAAAGAAGTAGCCAGAGGCAGGATAGTGGCCGAAAAAATAGAGGCCACAAAAAGCCCGAATGCGAAAATCTGGGAGGCGAAAACTCCGGCCAGTGGTTTCAGAGCCATAGCTGCATCCTTGGCTTCTTCGATTTTTATTCCCCTTTCATTCAGGGTCGAAGCGCAGGCTACGATGATAAAAAATGCTACCAGCACGGTGGCTATGCATCCGATGGTTATATCAACGATAGTGTATTTATAATCCTTGATTTTAAGCCCTTTTTCAATTACGGATGATTGCATGTAAAACTGCATCCAGGGAGCTATGGTCGTTCCAATAATACCGATCATCATGGCAATATAACCCGAATCCATTTGCATGGCCGGATGAATAATAGCTTTGCCAATTTCTCCCCAATGAGGTTTACCCATTAAGGCAGATACGACATAGATCAACAAAACAGCACTAAAAATGAGGAATATCCTTTCGGCAATATGGTAATTCCCCTTTACCACCAGTATCCAGACCACTATGGCTGTAAGCGGCACAGAGATGTATTTTGAAACGCCAAAAATACTTAAACTTCCTGCCACACCGGCAAATTCAGTGGTGGTATTACCAATATCCGCAATGAGTAAGCCGATAAAAATGTAGAAAGTAACTTTTACCCCGGCATTTTCCCGGATCAGATCGGCAAGCCCTTTTCCTGTAACAATTCCCATGCGCGCGTTCATTTCCTGTATTACAAACAGGACGATGAAGGCCGGGATCAGAGTCCAAATTAACTTGTAACCATAAAGTGCGCCGGCAACCGAATAA containing:
- a CDS encoding alpha-amylase family glycosyl hydrolase; this translates as MKRKLTYIYLFFLLILLGIGSGIIYAQKRFVPPAMSEVKHVSWSKNAVIYEVNIRQYSKAGTFKAFEKDLPRLKALGVEILWIMPVNPIGEKERKGKLGSYYSVKDYKAINPEFGTMDDFKHMVSTIHKLGMKVILDWVPNHTSLDNNLVKTHPEYYLKDSLGRMVSPFDWTDVYRLDYTKPATRQYMTQTMQWWLKETDLDGFRCDVAHMIPVDYWNEARVELDKVKPVFMLAEAEQAFLNQKAFDMTYDWTFHHLMNDIAKGKAKASAVFSRFAKVDSTYPGNSYLMEFISNHDENSWSGSEFERMGAGARTFAVLSATIPGMFLIYNGQESAFKRRLKFFEKDSIDWGNYSLTVFYKKLISLKKNNHALWNGISGDGFNKISTNRDSVVCAYIREKGNQKVVVICNLSPKAVRFSAKSTLLTGAFKEIFTGERRQFNRKAEFNMKPWQYLVFDKEK
- a CDS encoding Nramp family divalent metal transporter; this encodes MTLKIKRKNIWTQLIFFLAILGPGIITGSVDNDAGGITTYSVAGALYGYKLIWTLIPAFIVLFVIQEMNARMGIVTGKGLADLIRENAGVKVTFYIFIGLLIADIGNTTTEFAGVAGSLSIFGVSKYISVPLTAIVVWILVVKGNYHIAERIFLIFSAVLLIYVVSALMGKPHWGEIGKAIIHPAMQMDSGYIAMMIGIIGTTIAPWMQFYMQSSVIEKGLKIKDYKYTIVDITIGCIATVLVAFFIIVACASTLNERGIKIEEAKDAAMALKPLAGVFASQIFAFGLFVASIFSATILPLATSFYICEAFGFEAGIDKKWEEAPEFYVLYTFILLIAAGIILLPNAPLIGITIWSQIINGILLPVVLVCMILLVNKKSIMGKYVNKPLNNAIGWTSVILLIGLSLMLLVMPLLGN